The following DNA comes from Pyxidicoccus trucidator.
GGCCGTCCGGCGCCACCACCACCTGGTGGCCCCACAGCTCCAGCAAGTCCCTCATGGCCTGCCGCGCGTCCGAGTTGTCCTCCACGAGGAGGATGCGCCGCCCGCGCCGCTTGTCCGTGCCCCGGCTCGGGTCGGCGGAGAGGCCCGCCTCGTGCAGCAGCGGCAGCTTCACCACGAACTCGCTGCCCCGGCCCGGGCCGTCGCTGAGGGCGTGCACTTCGCCGTCGTGCATCTGCACCAGCTTGCGCACCAGCGTCAGGCCGATGCCCAGGCCCCCGCGCGAGCGCTCCAGGGACGTGTCCGCCTGGGCGAACAGGTCGAAGATGTAGGGCAGCACGTCCGCGGCAATGCCGATGCCGGTGTCCCGCACCCGCACCACCGCCTTCGCCGAGCCGTCCACGCCCTCGCGCTCCACGCGCAGGCTGATGGAGCCGCCGTCCGTGTACTTGGCGGCGTTGTCCAGCAGGTTGGTGAAGACCTGCTCCAGCCGCGTGGCGTCCGCGTTCACCCACAGCGGGACGGAGGGCAGCGACACCTCCAGGCCCAGCCCGCGCGACTCGGCGATGGGGCGCGCCACCTGGAGCACCTGCTGCAGGACGGAGAGCAGGTCCACCCGGCCGTTTCGCAGCTCCACCCTGTCGCGGGTGATGCGGCTCACGTCCAGCAGGTCATCCACCAGCCGGGCCAGGTGGTGCGTCTGCCGCTGGATGATGCCGCGCATGCGCGCTTCCTTGGCGTCGTCCGTGGGCTTGCGCTCCAGGATGCCAATGGCCGTCATGATGGCGGCCAGCGGGTTGCGCAGCTCGTGGGCCAGCATGGCGAGGAACTCGTCCTTGCGCCGGTCCATCTCCGCCAGCTCCTCGGCGCGCAGGCGCGCGGCCTGCTCCGCGTGGCGCAGGCGCAGCAGCGACTTCACCGTGGCGATGAGCTCCGCGGCCTCGAAGGGCTGGGTGAGGTAGGCGTCCGCGCCGCCGTCCAGGGCGCGGACCTTCTTGTCCGACGAGACGAAGGTGGCGGACGTGTGCAGCACCGCCATGGCCGCGGTGCCGGGGTTGGCGCGCAGCCGCTCGCAGACCTCGTAGCCGCTGATGTCGGGCAGCTTCACGTCCAGGACGACGACGTCCGGGCGGTGCTGCTCCGCCACGAGCAGCGCGCTCAGGCCGGTGGCGGCCTCCAGCACCCGGAAGCCCGACATCTCCAGGATGCGGTTGACGAGGTACCGGTTGGCGTCGTCGTCGTTGACGTTGAGGACGGTGGCCAGTCGGGGCTCAACCACGGCGGTGACCCTCCTGCAGGGCGTGGGAGCCGAGCCCCGCCTTGGTCAGGGCGTCGCGGATGCGGGTTATCGCCACCTCGCGGCTCAGCGTGTGCTTGGAGAGGATGGCGGCCGTCTCCTTGGCCAGGCGCGTGCGCTCGTCCTCCTGCAGCTCGTGCGAGGTGTGCAGGATGACGGGGATGTCGCGCGTGCGCGGGTCCGCCTTCAGGTCGTCCAGCACGTCGAAGGCGGTGATGTCCGGGAGGACGAAGTCCAGGAAGATGAGGTGCGGGGCCTGCTCGCGCGCCAGCCGCACGCCCTCCTTGCCGCCGGAGGCCTCCAGCAGCACGTAGGGCAAATCCTTGAGGAGCTGCTTGAGCAGGTAGCGGTGGACGTCGTCGTCGTCGATGAGGAGCAGCCGCTCCACCGGCCCGCTGCGGGCCATGGCGGAGAGCTTCTTCTGCAGCCGGACTTCGTCCACCGGCTTGAGCCAGAACTCGTCGGCGCCCAGCGCGCGGGCCTTCTGCTCGCGGTCCATCATGGTGACGACGAGCACGGGGATGTCGCGCGTGGCCTCGCTGTTCTTCATGTCCGCGAGGAAGTTCCAGCTCGTCTCCCCCTCCAGCATGACGTCCAGCACCATGGCGGCGGGGCGCACGCGCTCCATGACACGCCGGGCCTCCTCCGTGCTGCGCACCGGCAGCACCTGGAAGCCAGAGCGCGCCAGATACTTCTCGTAGAGGAAGAGCGTCTGCCGGTCGTCCTCCAGCACCAGCACCGGGGCGCGGCTGGGGTCCAGTTGCTCGCTGCGCGCGGTGAGCCCCGTCATCTCCGCCACCTCGGTGTGGACGCGGGGAATGGTGACGGTGAAGGTGGTGCCCTGGCCCAGGGCGCTCTTCATGGCGAGGCTGCCGCCCAGCACCTCCGTCAGCTTGCGCGCCAGCGGCAGGCCCAGGCCGGTGCCCTTCACCTTGCGCTGCAGCGGGCTGTCCACCTGGGAGAACTCCTCGAAGACGCGCGCGTGGTTCTCCGGGGCGATGCCAATGCCCGTGTCCTGCACGGTGAACACCACCGTATCGCGCGGGCCCGGGGCCACCGAGACGGTGACGTGGCCGGCCTCGGTGAACTTCAGCGCGTTGGAGACGAGGTTGCGCAGCACCTGGCTGAGGCGGGACTCGTCCGTCTCCAGCTCCAGCGTGTTCTCCGGCTCCACCATGCGCAGCTCCACCGGCGACTCTGGCGGGAGCAGCGGCTTCATCATGCCGCGCAGCGCGCTGAACACATCACTCACCACGAAGCGGCTGTGGCGCAGCGTGGTCTTGCCGGCATCCATCTTGGAGAGGTCCAGCAGGTCATTGACGAGCTCGAAGAGGGCCTCCGCGGAGCTGCGGATGAACTGGACCTGCTTCTCCTGCTCACCGCTGAGTGCCCCGTTGATGGGATTGAGGAGGACTTTCGAGAGGCCGAGGATGGAGTGCAGCGGGGTGCGGAACTCGTGGCTGACGTTGGCCACCACCCGGCCCTTGATTTCGGCGGCGAGCTGGAGGCTCTCCGCCTTCTCGTCCAGGGCGACGTGGAGGCTGCGCACGCCGCGGTTGGACTCCTCCAGCTCGCGGTTGAGGCGGGTCAGCTCGTCCGCGCGGCGCTTGAGCTCGCGCTGCTGGCGCTCCGTCTCGCGGTGGAGCGTGGACACCTCGCTGAGGGTGGTGCTCACCTGCTCCAGCGCGCTGCCGTAGTCCTCCGGCACCAGGCTGCCCACCAGGAGCACGTTGCCTTCATGGGGGCGGGCGCGGAAGGCAAAGGTGGTCGGCTTGTCCTCGCGACAGAGGATGAGCTCCCAGCCGTCCACCCGCTCGTCGCGGGCCTGGACGAGGAGCTTGTCCACCTTCTCCTCGGTCCCCCTGGCGGCGAGGCCGCGCAGCGTCTGGCCCGGCTTCGCGGCGAGAAGGGACTGGGCGCGCGCATCCACCCAGGTGAGGGTGCCGTGCGCGTCGCAGACGAGGGTGACCTCCCGGCTCAGGTCGTCGAAGAGGCGGACATCGGGAGAGGCGGGGTGCCTCATGAACGGGTCTCCTCCCAGGACACGCCCGCCGTGGCGAGCAGGTTTCGTGCTTCCGGGTGCCGCGAGCCCAGCACGGACTTCAACATGCCGAGCACGCTGGGAAATGCCAGCAGGCCAAAGCCGCGCCGCGGCCAGAAGCCGACGTACCAGCGCACATGGTCGCCCATCACCTCCGGACGTCCTGACGCCAGCGAGTCCGCGAGGTAGGACAGGTGGAGCTGCAGCTCCTCTTCGAGGCGCGGGCGGTCCTCGGGGAGGATGTAGAGCGTCAGGCGGCCGGCGGCGGCGTGGGCCAGCTCGGGCGCGTCCTTTTCCAGGAGGTGGGCGGGCCCTTCCGGGTAGCGCAGGGCCTCCCGCGCGGCGCGCACATAGTCGTGGGGCAGGGTGCCGGGGCCCCAGCCTTCGGCCTCCAGCGCCCGGGCCAGGCCGGCGAAGTGGCTGTCGAGGTGTCGCGTGCACATGCCGCGCGACACGAGCAGCGTGCGCAGCCAGCGGGCGTAGCCCTCCATGACGGAGGGGCGCTGCTCGTCCAGGGCCTGGACGAGGTAGCGCACGTGGAAGGCGGCGTCCTCATCGCCGAAGCGACGGGAGCGCTCCAAGCCGTAGCGGGCCTCCCAGAAGGGGTCCTGGTACAGCGCGGCCACGGAGGTGGTGGCCAGGTGGCTCGCCTTTGCTTCCACGAGTCTGCTCAGCGGCTCCATGGTTGTTCAAACTCCCAGCGTCCGGCAGGCGGAGGCCACCAGCTCGCGTGCGTCCTTGCCGAAGAAGCTGACGCCCAGGTCCTGTTCCAGGTCCGGGGCCCAGCGGAAGGCGAGCCCGCCCACGGCGATGGGAACGCCGGGAGCGGCCGCGCGCGCGTGCTTCACGGCCTCGCGCAGTTGGGGCAGGTGGTACGTCATCGTCACCGACAGCGCGAGCAGGTCCGGACGCACGTCGCGGACCATGCGCGCCAGGTGCTCGGGCGGCACGTTGGCGCCGAGGAAGCGCACGTCGAAGCCGGCCATCTCCAGGAAGTCGCTGGCCATGCGCGCGCCCACCTCGTGCAGCTCCCCCTCCACGCAGGACATCATGACGACCTTGCCGTTGTCCGGGTCCCTGGGCAGGTGGCGGTACAGGTGGGCCAGGGCGAGCTGGGAGATGGAGGTGGCCAGGTGCTCCTGCGCCACGGAGATGATGTTCTCCTGCCACAGCCGGCCAATCTCGTACTGGGCCTGCTGGATGACTTCCAGGTGCAGCGTCTGGAGGGGAATGCCGCGCAGGAGTCCCTCGTCCACCAGCAGGCGCAGGGCTTCCCGCCGGTTTCCGGCGAGCTGCGCGGCGAGGTACTGCTCACGCAAGGCGGTGGGGGAGGGGTCGGTCTGAGGGAGCACGGGCAGGGAGGACACGGGCAGGGGGCGGAAGCTAGTAATGAACGGACGGTAGTGGGGACCCGTTTCCCGGTTACAGCGAAGCAGGAGCGTTTTCATCGACCACCTGACACTGGAAGGCCCTTCCGTAGGAGCCTCCGCCCGCCCGCCTGCTCTGTAGCTTTTTCAGATCAGCCCTGCGGGCGCCTGGCGGGAGGATGCGCACGGCTCTGCGAGCGGTTCATCCCTGAGTCTCCGCCGCCCCGTCAGGGCCCTTCGGGGTGCTGGACATTGACCCGTCCCGGCTGGAGTGTCCGACACGGAGGTACGCAATCCTTGGAGCCACGCGCGCAGCGTCCTGCCACGACCTGGCTGCCGGGAGAGAGCGAGCTCGCCTCGCTCACCCGCGCGCTGGACTGGTCCAAGACTCCCGTGGGCCCCATGGAGGCGTGGCCCCACTCGCTGCGCGGCGTGCTCTCGACGCTGCTCACCTGCCGCCAGCCGATGTTCCTGTGGTGGGGGCAGGAGATGGTGCAGTTCTATAACGACGCGTATCGGCCGAGCCTCGGCGTCGACCGCCATCCCAGCGCCCTGGGCGCGCGCGGGCGCGAGTTCTGGACGGACATCTGGGACGTCATCGGCCCGCTCATCCACCGCGTCCAGGGGGGCGAGTCCGTCTGGTTCGAGGACCAGCGCATTCCCATCCAGCGCGGTGGTGGCTTCCAGGAGGTCTTCTGGACGTTCAGCTACAGCCCGGTGCGTGACGACGACGGCGGCGTGGGGGGCGTGCTGGTGGTCTGTACCGAGACGACGCAGAAGGTGCTGGGCGAGCGCCGACTGCGCACGTTCAAGGACCTGGCCGTGAGCGCGCTGGACGTGGGCGACGAAGCGGCCGCGGGTGCCGCCGCGGAGACGGTGCTCGCGCGCAACGCGGCCGATGTCCCCTTCTCCGCCCTGTACCTGGGAGGGGCCGACAGCCCCTTCCTGCGCCGCGTGGGCCTCACCGGGCTCGAGCCCCACTCGCCCGCCGCGCCCCAGCGCGTGGAGCCCACGGACGCGCGCTCCGTGTGGCCGCTCTGGCAGGCCCTGCGCACCGGCAGGCCGGTGTGGGTGTCGGACGTGCAGGCGCGCGTGCCGGGCCTCGCGGCGGGCCTCTGGCCCGAGCCCGTCCGGGACGCGTGCGTGCTACCCCTGCCCGAGCCGGGAGGAGAGGGCGTGCGCGGCGTGCTCCTGGTGGGCTGCAGCCCGCGCCTGTCGTTCGGGCCCGAGCTCCAGGACTTCTTCGCGCTGCTCGCCAGCCAGCTGGGCGCGGTGCTGGCGCGGGCCAGCGCGGGCGCCGAGCGCGAGCGGCTGCTGGTGGAGGTGGCGCGGGCGCACGCGGGGGCGGAGGCCGAGCGCACGCGTCTGCGCAACCTGCTCGAGGCGGCGCCAGCGGTCATCTGCACGCTGCGGGGGCCCGAGCACGTCTTCGAGCTGGCCAACCCGCTCTACCAGGAGCTGGTCTCCGGCAAGCGCTCCTTGCGGGGCCGCACCGTCGCCGAGGCGCTGCCGGAGGTCGCGGAGCAGGGCTTCATCCAGTTGCTGGATGACGTGTACCGCACGGGGAAGCCCTTCGTCGGGCAGGAGGTGCGCCTGCTGCTGGACCGTCAGGGGACGGGGCACCTCGAGGAGACGTTCCTGACCTTCATCTACCAGGCGCGGCGTGGGGTGGGGGGTGAGGTGGAGGGCATCGACGTCTTCGCTTTCGAGGTGACGGAGCAGGTCCTGGCCCGGCGGCGGGCGGAGTCCGTCGCGGACGCCTTGCGGCG
Coding sequences within:
- a CDS encoding response regulator, whose protein sequence is MVEPRLATVLNVNDDDANRYLVNRILEMSGFRVLEAATGLSALLVAEQHRPDVVVLDVKLPDISGYEVCERLRANPGTAAMAVLHTSATFVSSDKKVRALDGGADAYLTQPFEAAELIATVKSLLRLRHAEQAARLRAEELAEMDRRKDEFLAMLAHELRNPLAAIMTAIGILERKPTDDAKEARMRGIIQRQTHHLARLVDDLLDVSRITRDRVELRNGRVDLLSVLQQVLQVARPIAESRGLGLEVSLPSVPLWVNADATRLEQVFTNLLDNAAKYTDGGSISLRVEREGVDGSAKAVVRVRDTGIGIAADVLPYIFDLFAQADTSLERSRGGLGIGLTLVRKLVQMHDGEVHALSDGPGRGSEFVVKLPLLHEAGLSADPSRGTDKRRGRRILLVEDNSDARQAMRDLLELWGHQVVVAPDGLQGLALALTQFPELALVDIGLPGMDGYRVAQELRSRVGQSIRLVAITGYGGPEGQDRALRAGFDLHLVKPVKPDELDRLLSAL
- a CDS encoding hybrid sensor histidine kinase/response regulator — protein: MRHPASPDVRLFDDLSREVTLVCDAHGTLTWVDARAQSLLAAKPGQTLRGLAARGTEEKVDKLLVQARDERVDGWELILCREDKPTTFAFRARPHEGNVLLVGSLVPEDYGSALEQVSTTLSEVSTLHRETERQQRELKRRADELTRLNRELEESNRGVRSLHVALDEKAESLQLAAEIKGRVVANVSHEFRTPLHSILGLSKVLLNPINGALSGEQEKQVQFIRSSAEALFELVNDLLDLSKMDAGKTTLRHSRFVVSDVFSALRGMMKPLLPPESPVELRMVEPENTLELETDESRLSQVLRNLVSNALKFTEAGHVTVSVAPGPRDTVVFTVQDTGIGIAPENHARVFEEFSQVDSPLQRKVKGTGLGLPLARKLTEVLGGSLAMKSALGQGTTFTVTIPRVHTEVAEMTGLTARSEQLDPSRAPVLVLEDDRQTLFLYEKYLARSGFQVLPVRSTEEARRVMERVRPAAMVLDVMLEGETSWNFLADMKNSEATRDIPVLVVTMMDREQKARALGADEFWLKPVDEVRLQKKLSAMARSGPVERLLLIDDDDVHRYLLKQLLKDLPYVLLEASGGKEGVRLAREQAPHLIFLDFVLPDITAFDVLDDLKADPRTRDIPVILHTSHELQEDERTRLAKETAAILSKHTLSREVAITRIRDALTKAGLGSHALQEGHRRG
- a CDS encoding cobalamin B12-binding domain-containing protein; the protein is MLPQTDPSPTALREQYLAAQLAGNRREALRLLVDEGLLRGIPLQTLHLEVIQQAQYEIGRLWQENIISVAQEHLATSISQLALAHLYRHLPRDPDNGKVVMMSCVEGELHEVGARMASDFLEMAGFDVRFLGANVPPEHLARMVRDVRPDLLALSVTMTYHLPQLREAVKHARAAAPGVPIAVGGLAFRWAPDLEQDLGVSFFGKDARELVASACRTLGV
- a CDS encoding ATP-binding protein is translated as MEPRAQRPATTWLPGESELASLTRALDWSKTPVGPMEAWPHSLRGVLSTLLTCRQPMFLWWGQEMVQFYNDAYRPSLGVDRHPSALGARGREFWTDIWDVIGPLIHRVQGGESVWFEDQRIPIQRGGGFQEVFWTFSYSPVRDDDGGVGGVLVVCTETTQKVLGERRLRTFKDLAVSALDVGDEAAAGAAAETVLARNAADVPFSALYLGGADSPFLRRVGLTGLEPHSPAAPQRVEPTDARSVWPLWQALRTGRPVWVSDVQARVPGLAAGLWPEPVRDACVLPLPEPGGEGVRGVLLVGCSPRLSFGPELQDFFALLASQLGAVLARASAGAERERLLVEVARAHAGAEAERTRLRNLLEAAPAVICTLRGPEHVFELANPLYQELVSGKRSLRGRTVAEALPEVAEQGFIQLLDDVYRTGKPFVGQEVRLLLDRQGTGHLEETFLTFIYQARRGVGGEVEGIDVFAFEVTEQVLARRRAESVADALRRSEERSRMVEQAAGVGTWELDLATRWLRMDAITRELLALPGEDDLSLEAVLAVILAEDRGHVVEAIESALRGERAGAFAVEYRVATPGGAVRWVEGRGRAYFDAGGRPERFLGTAMDISVRKEAEQQTRRSAEFEQQLIGIVSHDLRNPLSSILLGAQTVLRGEGLSERQLRNTLRIQTSAERAVRMIHDLLDFTQARMTGGLPVRPEPLDLHALVRQVVDEVQVSHPERTVRLEQQGEGRGAWDAGRVAQVVSNLLSNALAYSPADTLVTVTTRGEAEALVLEVHNTGSPIPADVLPRLFRPMERGVPTDSTRRSVGLGLYIVDQVVRSHGGRVEVRSSVEQGTVFTVRLPRNVKGSAPGG